From Toxotes jaculatrix isolate fToxJac2 chromosome 1, fToxJac2.pri, whole genome shotgun sequence, a single genomic window includes:
- the galnt2 gene encoding polypeptide N-acetylgalactosaminyltransferase 2 has product MRRKSRILLCFAVLWVLGIAYYFYSGTALSRKDDWGSSDLSSRIKAHSSDDKAHGVETLPPGKVRWQDFDQDLYVGATVVRPGQDPYARNKFNQVESDKLRMDRAVPDTRHDHCRHKQWKSDLPASSVVITFHNEARSALLRTVVSVLKKSPPHLVKEIILVDDYSDNPEDGALLGKIEKVRVLRNDRREGLMRSRVRGADAATAPVLTFLDSHCECNDHWLEPLLERVAEDKTRVVSPIIDVINMDNFQYVGASADLKGGFDWNLVFKWDYMTPEQRRARQGNPIAPIKTPMIAGGLFVMDKEYFEQLGKYDMMMDVWGGENLEISFRVWQCGGSLEIIPCSRVGHVFRKQHPYTFPGGSGTVFARNTRRAAEVWMDEYKNFYYAAVPSARNVPYGNIQSRLEMKKRLGCKPFKWYLENVYPELRVPDHQDIAFGALQQGGNCLDTLGHFADGVVGVYECHNAGGNQEWALTKDKSVKHMDLCLTVVDRTASSLIKLQGCRENDSRQKWEQIESNSKLRHVGSNLCLDSRSARMGGLTVEVCSPSLNQQWKFTLNLQS; this is encoded by the exons GATGACTGGGGCTCCAGTGACTTGTCTAGTAGGATCAAAGCTCACAGCTCTGATGACAAGGCTCATGGCGTGGAGACTCTGCCGCCAG gtaaAGTGCGCTGGCAGGACTTTGACCAGGATCTATATGTGGGTGCCACGGTGGTCCGACCAGGTCAGGATCCATACGCCAGGAACAAGTTCAACCAGGTGGAGAGTGACAAACTGCGTATGGACAGAGCCGTACCGGATACAAGACATGACCA TTGCAGACATAAACAGTGGAAGTCAGACCTACCAGCCTCCAGCGTGGTCATCACCTTCCACAATGAAGCTCGCTCTGCTCTGCTGCGGACTGTGGTCAG TGTCTTGAAGAAAAGTCCTCCTCACTTGGTCAAAGAGATCATTCTTGTCGACGACTACAGCGATAACC cGGAGGACGGAGCGTTGCTAGGGAAAATTGAGAAAGTGCGTGTGTTGAGGAACGACCGCAGAGAAG gactTATGCGTTCACGGGTTCGTGGTGCAGACGCTGCCACAGCGCCAGTCCTCACCTTTTTGGATTCTCACTGTGAATGTAATGACCACTGGCTAGAGCCGCTACTGGAGAGAGTAGCTGag GATAAGACCAGAGTAGTTTCTCCTATTATTGATGTCATCAATATGGACAACTTCCAGTATGTAGGAGCCTCAGCTGATCTGAAAGGAG GTTTTGACTGGAATTTGGTGTTTAAATGGGACTACATGACTCCGGAGCAGAGACGGGCCAGACAAGGCAACCCTATCGCACCCATAAA GACTCCAATGATAGCAGGAGGTCTATTTGTCATGGACAAGGAATACTTTGAGCAGCTGGGAAAGTATGACATGATGATGGATGTATGGGGAGGAGAAAACCTGG agatcTCATTTCGTGTGTGGCAGTGCGGTGGCAGTCTGGAGATCATCCCCTGCAGTAGAGTTGGCCACGTCTTCAGAAAGCAGCATCCATACACCTTCCCCGGGGGCAGCGGGACTGTGTTTGcgag GAACACAAGGAGAGCAGCAGAAGTGTGGATGGATGAGTATAAAAACTTCTACTATGCTGCCGTCCCCTCAGCGAGAAATGTCCCCTACGGAAA tatCCAGAGTCGCTTGGAGATGAAGAAGAGATTAGGATGTAAGCCATTTAAATGGTACCTGGAGAATGTCTACCCTGAACTCAG GGTCCCAGATCATCAGGACATAGCGTTTGGAGCCTTGCAGCAGGGAGGAAACTGCCTGGACACCCTGGGTCATTTTGCTGACGGGGTGGTGGGCGTCTATGAATGCCACAACGCTGGGGGAAACCAG GAATGGGCCCTGACCAAGGATAAATCAGTTAAACACATGGACCTGTGTCTGACTGTGGTGGACAGAACAGCCAGTTCCCTCATCAAACTACAAGGCTGTCGAGAGAATGACAGcagacag aaATGGGAGCAGATTGAGTCCAACTCGAAGCTTCGTCACGTGGGCAGTAACCTCTGCCTGGACAGCCGCAGTGCCAGGATGGGTGGACTCACTGTGGAGGTCTGCAGCCCCAGCCTCAACCAGCAGTGGAAGTTCACCCTCAATTTACAATCATAG